A genomic segment from Vibrio panuliri encodes:
- a CDS encoding DUF3319 domain-containing protein yields MAVATYRGFELKSVGSTTEIWQVQIKNRVLQGQMAALKKSIDWFCDSATLIDPKEFASLAKTREGSSKAVQENFNGYIIKNDTGEPNAWYCFFNGKLIKGGKLAIQKHIEGYLVAKKRAEQQKK; encoded by the coding sequence ATGGCTGTTGCAACATATCGAGGATTCGAATTGAAATCAGTTGGCTCAACAACTGAGATTTGGCAAGTCCAAATAAAAAACCGTGTATTACAAGGACAGATGGCGGCGCTCAAGAAGAGTATCGACTGGTTCTGTGATTCTGCCACCTTAATAGATCCGAAAGAGTTTGCTTCCCTTGCAAAAACAAGAGAAGGCTCATCAAAAGCAGTGCAAGAAAACTTTAATGGCTATATCATTAAAAACGATACTGGCGAACCAAACGCTTGGTATTGTTTTTTTAATGGAAAGCTTATCAAAGGCGGAAAATTGGCCATTCAAAAACACATTGAAGGTTATCTTGTCGCCAAAAAGCGAGCTGAGCAACAAAAGAAATAG
- the yciH gene encoding stress response translation initiation inhibitor YciH: MTLVYSTEVGRIKQEEEKPTRPKGDGIVRIQKQTKGRKGKGVSIITGLDMDDVQLKLIAAELKKVCGCGGAVKDGTIEIQGDARDKIKAHLEKKGHTVKLAGG, translated from the coding sequence ATGACATTAGTATATTCGACCGAAGTCGGTCGCATTAAGCAGGAAGAAGAAAAGCCAACACGCCCAAAAGGCGACGGTATTGTTCGTATCCAAAAGCAAACTAAAGGCCGAAAAGGTAAGGGCGTTAGCATTATCACAGGTCTAGATATGGATGACGTGCAACTAAAACTGATCGCAGCAGAACTCAAAAAAGTCTGTGGATGTGGCGGTGCAGTGAAGGATGGCACGATCGAAATTCAAGGTGATGCTCGAGATAAAATCAAAGCTCACCTTGAGAAAAAAGGCCATACAGTTAAGCTAGCTGGCGGTTAA